CTCTATCCAAGTGAGAAAGGCATGGGTTACTTTTATACATATAAAGGGGCCGTGTCTTTTTTGCTTTTTTTATACCTTTAAAAGAACAAAACCCTTTTCTTGAATACAAAGATTCGTCTCATTCTCCTTTTCTCTATTTGCTAATAATATTTCTCCTGTTTTTTCCATTATTATCTCTGCGCTTCCCGTATTAAACACTGCTTGCAATTTGTGATTGTCTAAACTTCGTTCTAAAGTAAGTTGCCCATTTTGTTCATTAACTACTAGCCAATGGAGGTTTCCTTGACTAAGAATATTTTGCCAATTTTTGCGTAAAGCAATCAGTTCTTTAACAAATTGTAATACCTCTTGGTCTTGATTTTTTTCCTCCCAAATCATACATTTACGACATGCAGGATCCATCCCCCCTGTCATACCGATCTCATCTCCATAGTATAAGCAAGGCACGCCTGGCTGCAGATAAGTAAATGCAAGAACTTGTTTCATTAAATCTTTATCTTCTTTGGTTTCTGTCAATAAACGTGGTGTATCATGCGAGTCCAATATATTAAATTGCATTTGGTTCGTCTGGTCACGGTATAACATCAGCTGCTGATTTATAGTGGCAACCATTGTTTTTAAAGTAAGCTTCTGTTTGACAAAATAATCCATAATAGCATCCGTATAAGCATAATTCATCACGCCATGAAACTCATCACCGGATAACCAGGCTTGAGCTGAATGCCAAATTTCTCCTAAAATATAAAAATCTTTTTTACTTTCGTCACATACCTGGCGAAACTTTTTCCAAAAACTATGATCCACTTCATTAGCAACGTCTAGGCGCCATGCATCAATGTCAAAGGTCTCGATCCAATACTTAGCTGTCTCCAGTAGATAATCTTGTACTTCAGGATTTGCAGTATTCAACTTAGGCATATGCGGTGTAAAAGCAAAGGTCTCATAAGTCATATCATATGCTTCTTCAAAGTCCTCACTTGCCTTATAACTTGGGGGAAATTCATGAATATGAAACCAGTCTGCATACTTTGATTCTTTTCCCTTAGCTAGAACATCTTGCCACTGAGGTGATTGGTCGCCCATATGATTAAAAACTGCGTCTAACATCACTTTTATTCCTTTTTGATGACACTTTTCTACTAAACGTTTAAACACTTTTTCATCACCAAAAGCTGGATCAATTCGCCTGTAATCAATCGTGTCATATTTATGATTGGAATAAGCTTTAAAAATAGGACATAAATAAAGACCATTAACCCCTAACTCTTCTAAATAATCCAAATGATCGATAATCCCTTGCAAATCTCCTCCAAAAAAATCTTGTCGATCTGGCGTTTTCGATCCCCAAGGCAGTGTACTTGCAGGATCGTTGCTTTGATCTCCATTGGCAAACCGTTCTGGAAAAATTTGATACCAAACCGTTTCTTTTACCCAAGAAGGCGCCTTAAAACGATCAATC
This region of Tetragenococcus osmophilus genomic DNA includes:
- a CDS encoding glycoside hydrolase family 13 protein, with protein sequence MNTAAIYHRPSSEFAYLYEKDVLHLRLRTAKGDVSCVQLIWQDPYLIEKKQKTETKTMVKGLSTELFDYWFVSLKAPFHRLSYAFAITAVDQLEVFYGDQGLFPYSEELKQSANLYFRFPYFHEIDRFKAPSWVKETVWYQIFPERFANGDQSNDPASTLPWGSKTPDRQDFFGGDLQGIIDHLDYLEELGVNGLYLCPIFKAYSNHKYDTIDYRRIDPAFGDEKVFKRLVEKCHQKGIKVMLDAVFNHMGDQSPQWQDVLAKGKESKYADWFHIHEFPPSYKASEDFEEAYDMTYETFAFTPHMPKLNTANPEVQDYLLETAKYWIETFDIDAWRLDVANEVDHSFWKKFRQVCDESKKDFYILGEIWHSAQAWLSGDEFHGVMNYAYTDAIMDYFVKQKLTLKTMVATINQQLMLYRDQTNQMQFNILDSHDTPRLLTETKEDKDLMKQVLAFTYLQPGVPCLYYGDEIGMTGGMDPACRKCMIWEEKNQDQEVLQFVKELIALRKNWQNILSQGNLHWLVVNEQNGQLTLERSLDNHKLQAVFNTGSAEIIMEKTGEILLANREKENETNLCIQEKGFVLLKV